Below is a genomic region from Isosphaeraceae bacterium EP7.
TCCTGTTTGACTTGCGGATCGCCACCGACGGGCGGTCGGCCGTGTACTTCGTCGCGCTCTGGCTCGTCCCGCTGGGCACGAGCTTCTCGTTCTTCATGCTGCTGCGGGACACGTACCAGCACGGCAACGCCGACGACGGGCGGCTGACGAACTCGAGGATCTTCAACGCCGACCCGTTCACTCGCTGGGCGGTCTTCGTCTATGGACAGGACGTCCACGTGACGCACCACCTCTTCCCGGCCATCCCTCACTTCCGGCTCCGTCGGCTGCATGCGCTTTTGAAAACGGGCCACGCCGAGTATCAGGAGAAAGTGGTCGAGGTTTACGGGACATTCTCCAATGACCGCGGCCTGCCGACGATCCTGGACGTGATGACGACCCCGCGCGAGGAAGCCGGGTTCGAGGAGCAGGTCGGGCCGGCTTCGCTCCAGATGCCCCGGGCGGCCGGGTTCCGGGTCGGGGCCGAGCACGATGCGGCCTGAATCGTGAGGGAGTGCATTTCATGCATCTTCCTTCATGCGATTCGGCCATGCTGATCGGGCGTTCGGTCGTGGTATGAATTTCCGAATCCGTAGCCCCCGGCCGTAACGCCCATGAAACCCCTTGCCCAAGCGGTGCACGCCATCCGACCTGGCTTTTGTTCGGATCGCTCGGCCGGCCAGCCAATGCGTCGGCCGGCACGAACGTCCAGAACATCCGGTCGAGTCGAGACGTTCCTTGCCGGCTGACTTGGGTGCGATCGTCTCGCAGATTCGGGAGACCTGCCCCATGGTCAAGGGATCGATCGTCCCTCATTTCAAGGGAGATTCCCCCCGCGGTGCGGTCGCGCCTTGCTTGCGAAACTCCTCGTCCCTGCTCCTCCAAAGGTTGATCAATTCCTGGAGCTTCTCGGGACGCTGTGCCGCCAGATTGGTCGTCTCCGAGCGATCGACCGAGAGGTCATAAAGCTCCCACGGGGAGTTCTCGCCGGCTCCGACGATTTTCCAGTCGCCCGCCCTGAGGCCACGGTTCTTCTCGTGTCGGAAGTACAGGAACTCACGGCTCACGATGGCATCGCCGTCAAGCGCGGGAACCAGGCTCCGACCCGGCAACAGGGGGCGGGGCTCGCCGCTCCAGCGTTCGGGGGGGGCGACGCCGGCGAGTTCCAGGATGGTCGGCACAATGTCGACGAGGTGTCCCGGAGACGTTCGCACCTTGCCACGATCCTTGATCCTCGAAGGCCAGTGGGCAATCAATGGCGTCGCGATTCCCCCCTCGTGGTTCCAGGACTTGTGGAGGCGGAACGGCGTGTTGGCCGCCGTCGACCATCCCGGCCCGAGCGAAAGGTAGGTGCGTGCCGATCCCGGTGGGGCGGCCTGATCATGCTCGTCGCCACGAATGATCTGCTCGGCGCTTGCACCGTTGTCGGAGGCGAACAGGATCAAGGTGTCGTCGAGGACCCCCATCGTCTCGAGCTGGGTGATCACCCGGCCGACCTCCCGGTCGAGGCGGTCGACCATCGCGGCGTGGATCGCCATCTTCAGCGACTGGAGGTCTTTCTGCTCCTGGGTGAGCGATGACCAGGCGACGGCGTATCCGACCTCCCCTGCTCCGATCCGGCGCCGGAGTTCCGCCTCCTTGAGGTTCCACCCGGGGATCGTCTTCGGGTCACGGGCCGAGAGCTTCGTATCGAGCAGCCCCGACTCGCGCTGGCGCTTCCAACGAGCCTCGCGGATGACGTCCCAACCGGCGGTGTACCTGGATCGGTACCGATCGATATCTTCCGGCAGGGCCTGGACGGGAAAGTGGGGAGCGGTGAACGCGAGGTAGAGGAAGAAAGGCGACGTTTTGTGGTTCGTTCGGTGATCGGCCAGCCATTCCACCGCGTGGCCCCCAATGGCCGTGGTGGCGTAATACGCATCTGCCGGCCCGGGCTGCGGGAGCGGCCGGTCATCGAGCTGATGGTCTCGAGGGCTGAAGAAACGGTCCTGATCGGCCACGAGATAAGACCGATCGAACCCGCCGGCGAGGACCGGCCCGTCCACATGCCACTTCCCGGAGTGATACGAGCGATAGCCGACGGGCCTCAGCAATTCAGGGAGCAATGCCCCCCAGGCCGGACGTCGCCCGGCCGGGTCGCGGTTGACCTGCTGGGCGTAGTAGCCGGTCAGCAGGGCTGCCCGGGAGGGCCAGCACCGCCCTGTGTTGTAGAACTGGCTGAACCGAACCCCATTCGCCGCCAGCCGGTCGAGGTTCGGCGTGCTGATTTCACCGCCGTAGCTGCCGAGGTCCGAGTATCCGAGGTCGTCGGCGAGGATGAACACGACGTTCGGCCTGGCCGGGGCCGCCGGCGGAGCGGACAACGCCCGGCCCGCGGACGCAGCGGCGATCACGAGTGCAAGCGAGGCCGTCAAGGATCGCGACATCGAGTGTGCCTTTCGGGATCTCATCGGGACTGGAGGCTTCGGGTCCGCGTGCTGGCCGGGGGCCGCCTCTTCGGGACTTTCAGGTCGAAATCGAAGGAGTTCTCATCGTCGGCCTTGATCTCGACGTTCAGCCGGGAGTCGGCGTTATACTCCGCCGGCACCAGATCCTTGACCTTGTCGACCTTCTGAAGTTCGACCGGATCGTAGACTTGTTCATTCGTCGCCTGGATGCTGTTGATCTCGACGCGGTAGGGTCCGAGGCCAGGCCCGGCCGACTCGGGTATGGAGTACGCCCCGTCGACGACCTGTCCTACCGCTCCGGGCCCCTCGCGGAGCGGCACGAACCCGATCGTCCCCGTCGCAAGCGGTTCTCCGTCGAGCTTGACGGCGCCCGAGACGGGTCGCCTTGCCGCTTCCCACTCCGTGCCCCCACAGCCGAGGGCGGGCAGCGTGGCCAGCCCCATCGCGGCGAGGAGCCCGGCTCGAAATCCAAACATGATCAAACTCCCAGTCCATCACGGCGTCGCGGGCCTCGCACCTTCCCGATCTCGCGGCGAATCGGCCGGTTCAGTAGGCGTCCGCCGAGATGATCTCCCCGCCCGCCCTGGAACTCAGCCCGCCCCAAACTTCGAGGTTGACCGAGTTCTTGACGAACCGGACCGCGCCGTCGCACAGGAGCGAGTTCACACCCCCGGGGTGCCGGCTACGCGAGGTGATGAACTGGATGGAGAAGGCCCCCGGGTTGTTGACGCACGGGGCATTCCGGCCGGGATCGTCGCCGCAGGCACTCAGATCCGGGAGGCGGCTGTTGGGCCCCTGCTTCGTCGTCACCTGATAGCAGCCCCCGCCGTCGTTCCAGATCCGCCCTCGCCGGTCGAGCACCTGGGTCGCACTCCCCGGGGACAGGGCGACCGGTGTCGTGGTCTGAAGCATCTCGAGCATCGCCAACGTGTTCGTCGTCCCGTCGGTGATCTCCGCGAGCGATGCCCCGTAGCTCAGGAAAAAGGGCGATGCCCCGGTCGCTGAAACCGCCGACCCGACCGCCCCCTGAACGAGTAGGTTGTTCCGACCCCAGTTCGGCCCGTAGCTTCCCTTCACGTCGATCGGCGCCTGGTTCGGCCTGGCGAAGTAGACCTGCGCGTCGGACGGGCAATCGTAAACGTTGATCCGCATCATCCGTGTCGTGTCGTTCGCGGGGTCCTCGAAAAGCGCCACGGCGAAGTTGTAGGAGTTGAACAGGGTGAGTTGTTCGTAATAAGGGAGGAGCGACACGACGAACGGGTGTCGATAGTATCCCGCGGGGTAGAGCCCCGTCAGCGGATTCAGGCCCTGGGAACCCATCGGAAATCGATTGTTGACGTCGTGGTAAGTGTGCAAGGACAGCCCGAGTTGCTTGAGATTGTTGACGCAATGGATGCGGCGAGCTGCTTCCCTCGCCGATTGCACCGCGGGCAACAGTAGCGCGATCAGGACCGCGATGATCGAGATGACAACCAACAACTCAATGAGGGTAAATCCCCGCCGCCAACCGCCTGCTCGCGAATCCGCTCGCATGACCCGACTCCTGATGCCCACGACCCGGCTCGGCTAACTCGTAAGGGCGTTGCCGACAATTTTCGCCGAAGAGTGCGAGATAATCACCATGTCAATCGATTTTGTCAAGTACAAGGTCGCCGCGAAGCTTCGATGCTGAGGTGCGGCTGCAAGGTCTGGCCATTTGACTGCGATCATCTTCCCGGAAAGTCCAGGAAGGGGCTGAACGCATCGAAATGGGGCGAAGTACGACACAACCCCGATCCTGCGCCGTAGTAATTTGGCGGTTGGTCTTCCGACGCGGCCCGCCCCGCCTGGCATGCGTTGTCTGCGGGATCGGTCTCGGTTAAAATTCGTTGAAGGGGAGACCCGGTCCCGGCGAGTGCGGATCCCGCGACGTTCGGTGCCGATCCCCCGGATCGTGAGGTCGTCCATGGCGATGAATGCAAGCGTCTCCAACGAAGAGTGGATCGGCGGCTATAAGGTCGTCCGCACCATGCTCATCGGTCAGGCGACGTCCGTCATGGAGGTCGAGCAGCAGGCGACCGGCAAGCGGTTCGTCATGAAGCAGCTCCTGCCGTCTCGCGCGGGCGACGCCGACGAGCGCCGCAACCTGGCGTTCGAGGCCAGGCTGGGGACCGAGTTCCGCCACCCGAACCTGATCCGGGTCCACGAGTTCGTCAAGGACCCGGAGGGCGCCTACTTCGTGATGGATTACTTCCCGTCGTCGTACCAGCTGAGGCTGCCGATCGCCCGGCCGAGCGTCTATCCGCTGCCCAAGACGCAGCTACACCGGATCATCGAGCAGGCGGCGGCCGGGTTGGGCTACATCCACGACAAGGGTTGGGTCCACCGGGACGTGAAGCCCGAGAATATCCTGGTCAACAAGGCGGGCGAGGTCCGGGTCATCGACTATGCGCTGGCACGGCGCATCCCATCGGGCCTGGGCAAGCTGTTCGGCGGCAAGCCCCCCCGGCAGGGGACCAAGAGCTACATGTCTCCCGAGCAGATCCGCCGCGAGCCGCCGGCCCCCACGGCCGATATCTACAGCTTCGGCATCACCTGCTACGAGATCGCCTGCGGACGCCAGCCGTTCCGGGCGAACAGCGACCAGGAACTGCTGAGCAAGCACGTTCACAGCATGCCGATGCCCCCGACGAACCACAATCCGGCCATCACGCGCGAATACTCCGAGCTCGTGATGTCGATGATCGAGAAGAACCCGGCAGCCAGGCCCCCCGACCTTCGCACCTTCCTGTCCCGGTTCGCCAAGATCCGGATCTTCCAGGACGACCCGATGCCCCAGCCCATCGGCCTGGGGATGTACTGAGAGAGCGACCGAACCGGGCCCGCCGAACGAGCGACCCCGGCGCGGCAAGGATGAGGCCCTTTCGATGTCGACGAAGAACGAACACAGACTCCCGTTCGAGGCCCCCATCTACGAGATGGAAGCCCGCCTCGGCGAGATGGAGTCGATGTACGCCAGGACCAAGACCGGCCAGGAGACGCTCTCGGCGGAGGCCACCGAGCAGATCCGCCGGATGAGGCGCGAGCTGCTCAGCTTCAAGAAGACCGTCTACTCCAACCTCGACCCCTGGCAGACGGTGCAGGTCTCGAGGCACCAGAACCGCCCCCAGACCCGCGATTACCTGGAGCTGATCTTCGACCGATTCGTCGAGCTGCACGGCGACCGTGCCATCGGCAATGACATGGCGATGGTCACCGGCCTGGCCCACTTGGGCGACGCCAAGGTGATGTTCGTCGGCCACCAGAAAGGGAAGAACCTGGTCGAGCGCACCAGCTGCAACTTCGGCTGCGCCCACCCCGAAGGCTACCGCAAGGCGATGGTCAAGATGCGCATGGCCGCCAAGTTCGGCCTGCCCATCGTCACGTTCATCGACACCCCGGGGGCCTACCCGGGGATCGCCGCCGAGGAGCGTGGCGTGGCCGCGATCATCGCCGAGAACCTGATGGAGATGAGCCAGCTGGAGACGCCAATCGTCTGCGTCGTGATCGGCGAAGGGGGCTCCGGCGGGGCGATCGGCATCGGCGTGGGCGACCGCGTGGCGATGCTGGAGCACGCCTATTACTCCGTCATCAGCCCCGAAGGGTGCGCCACGATCCTCTGGAAAGACGCCAAGCACGCCGACAAGGCGGCACGGGCCCTGAAAATGACGGGCAAGGACCTGCTCGCCATGGGCGTCGTCGACGAGGTCATCGCCGAGCCCATCGGGGGTGCCCATCGCGACCATCGCGAGGCGGCCGCGTCGCTGAAGTCGTACCTCATCCGCTCGATCCGAGAGTTGAAGGACCTGCCCCGCGACCAGCTCCTCGACCAACGTTACGCCAAGTTCCGGCGCATCGGCGTCTTCGTCGAGGAGCAGGCGCAGGAATACTCCGGCGAACTCAACGGCCAGCCGGCCGAGCCGACCCTATCCTGAAACGGCGGCGGGCCCGGTCGCAACCCCGGGCCCGCATCCAGCCTCGAATCCGCACCCGAACGAATCAGGCCTTGGGCCTGAAAGTCCCTTCGGGCAGGGCCGCCAGGTTCTCGAAGAGGTGGGTGATCGAGGTCATCAGCTTGACCCAATCCCCTTCGTGCAGGCTCTCATTGGGGGCGTGGGGGTTGCT
It encodes:
- a CDS encoding arylsulfatase — encoded protein: MSRSLTASLALVIAAASAGRALSAPPAAPARPNVVFILADDLGYSDLGSYGGEISTPNLDRLAANGVRFSQFYNTGRCWPSRAALLTGYYAQQVNRDPAGRRPAWGALLPELLRPVGYRSYHSGKWHVDGPVLAGGFDRSYLVADQDRFFSPRDHQLDDRPLPQPGPADAYYATTAIGGHAVEWLADHRTNHKTSPFFLYLAFTAPHFPVQALPEDIDRYRSRYTAGWDVIREARWKRQRESGLLDTKLSARDPKTIPGWNLKEAELRRRIGAGEVGYAVAWSSLTQEQKDLQSLKMAIHAAMVDRLDREVGRVITQLETMGVLDDTLILFASDNGASAEQIIRGDEHDQAAPPGSARTYLSLGPGWSTAANTPFRLHKSWNHEGGIATPLIAHWPSRIKDRGKVRTSPGHLVDIVPTILELAGVAPPERWSGEPRPLLPGRSLVPALDGDAIVSREFLYFRHEKNRGLRAGDWKIVGAGENSPWELYDLSVDRSETTNLAAQRPEKLQELINLWRSRDEEFRKQGATAPRGESPLK
- a CDS encoding DUF1559 domain-containing protein, coding for MRADSRAGGWRRGFTLIELLVVISIIAVLIALLLPAVQSAREAARRIHCVNNLKQLGLSLHTYHDVNNRFPMGSQGLNPLTGLYPAGYYRHPFVVSLLPYYEQLTLFNSYNFAVALFEDPANDTTRMMRINVYDCPSDAQVYFARPNQAPIDVKGSYGPNWGRNNLLVQGAVGSAVSATGASPFFLSYGASLAEITDGTTNTLAMLEMLQTTTPVALSPGSATQVLDRRGRIWNDGGGCYQVTTKQGPNSRLPDLSACGDDPGRNAPCVNNPGAFSIQFITSRSRHPGGVNSLLCDGAVRFVKNSVNLEVWGGLSSRAGGEIISADAY
- a CDS encoding serine/threonine-protein kinase codes for the protein MAMNASVSNEEWIGGYKVVRTMLIGQATSVMEVEQQATGKRFVMKQLLPSRAGDADERRNLAFEARLGTEFRHPNLIRVHEFVKDPEGAYFVMDYFPSSYQLRLPIARPSVYPLPKTQLHRIIEQAAAGLGYIHDKGWVHRDVKPENILVNKAGEVRVIDYALARRIPSGLGKLFGGKPPRQGTKSYMSPEQIRREPPAPTADIYSFGITCYEIACGRQPFRANSDQELLSKHVHSMPMPPTNHNPAITREYSELVMSMIEKNPAARPPDLRTFLSRFAKIRIFQDDPMPQPIGLGMY
- a CDS encoding acetyl-CoA carboxylase carboxyltransferase subunit alpha produces the protein MSTKNEHRLPFEAPIYEMEARLGEMESMYARTKTGQETLSAEATEQIRRMRRELLSFKKTVYSNLDPWQTVQVSRHQNRPQTRDYLELIFDRFVELHGDRAIGNDMAMVTGLAHLGDAKVMFVGHQKGKNLVERTSCNFGCAHPEGYRKAMVKMRMAAKFGLPIVTFIDTPGAYPGIAAEERGVAAIIAENLMEMSQLETPIVCVVIGEGGSGGAIGIGVGDRVAMLEHAYYSVISPEGCATILWKDAKHADKAARALKMTGKDLLAMGVVDEVIAEPIGGAHRDHREAAASLKSYLIRSIRELKDLPRDQLLDQRYAKFRRIGVFVEEQAQEYSGELNGQPAEPTLS